Proteins encoded by one window of Pseudonocardia alni:
- a CDS encoding ATP-dependent Clp protease ATP-binding subunit: MTGFFGPGDPRGPVHRIDLTRLLSGGAREIMARAAQEAAERGDTDLDATHILLACARTDTTRGWIARAGGDPDTIARILEERLPRPGGGHDAGRPPSLTPSAKRALLDAHQISRSLGSSYIGPEHLLLALAANEDSAAGRLLARSRFSPGAMTPQAPAGPGATGTPDPGAVADTGTPTLDQYGQDLTEAARGGGLDPVIGRADEIEQTVEVLSRRTKNNPVLIGEAGVGKTAVVEGIAQRIADGEVPDTLRGRRVVQLDLAGVVAGTKYRGDFEERMRTLIEEIRSHSDALIVFIDELHTMVGAGTGGGDGGGAMDAGNLLKPALARGELHVIGATTLDEYRRHIESDSALARRFQPVLVPEPSVEDAVTILRGLADRYEAHHQVRYTPDALRAAVELSDRYVTDRFLPDKAIDLLDQAGARVRLRTRTPTVDRRAVEQRLDALQRDKDQAVAHEDYEKASQLRDEITAAREELTADPTDPDGRAPVVGVEEIAEVVARSTGIPVAQLTEAERDRLLKLEDELHQRVIGQDAAVTAVAEAIRRSRSGLGDENRPVGSFLFLGPTGVGKTELARALAVALFGEEDRMVRLDMSEYGEKHTVARMVGAPPGYVGYGESGELTEAVRRRPYSVLLLDEIEKAHPDVFNTLLQVLDDGRLTDGQGRTVDFRHTVIIMTSNVGSELITGHGTTLGFGPAAGPDTTPAEREDAVLRDRLMPRLREVFRPEFLNRIDETIVFRRLEAEQLTRITRLLLDDTRDRLGRMDIGFEISDDAVALLAEHGHAPEFGARPLRRTIRRELDNPLSSMLLDGRIGAGRTARVGVEDGALSIEAVAVPTG; encoded by the coding sequence ATGACCGGCTTCTTCGGCCCCGGCGACCCCCGCGGCCCGGTGCACCGGATCGACCTGACCCGGCTGCTGAGCGGCGGTGCCCGCGAGATCATGGCCCGGGCCGCCCAGGAGGCCGCGGAACGCGGTGACACCGACCTCGACGCCACGCACATCCTGCTGGCCTGCGCCCGCACCGACACCACCCGCGGCTGGATCGCCCGGGCCGGCGGCGACCCGGACACGATCGCCCGCATCCTGGAGGAGCGCCTGCCACGCCCCGGCGGTGGCCACGACGCGGGGCGGCCGCCGTCGCTGACGCCGTCGGCCAAGCGCGCGCTGCTCGACGCGCACCAGATCTCCCGCTCGCTCGGGTCGAGCTACATCGGGCCCGAGCACCTGCTGCTCGCGCTCGCCGCCAACGAGGACTCCGCCGCGGGCCGGCTGCTCGCCCGCTCCCGGTTCAGCCCCGGCGCGATGACCCCGCAGGCCCCCGCCGGGCCGGGCGCGACGGGCACCCCGGACCCGGGCGCGGTCGCGGACACCGGCACCCCGACCCTGGACCAGTACGGTCAGGACCTCACGGAGGCCGCCCGCGGCGGCGGGTTGGACCCGGTCATCGGCCGCGCCGACGAGATCGAGCAGACCGTCGAGGTCCTGTCCCGCCGGACCAAGAACAACCCGGTGCTGATCGGGGAGGCCGGGGTCGGGAAGACCGCCGTCGTCGAGGGGATCGCCCAGCGCATCGCCGACGGCGAGGTGCCCGACACCCTGCGCGGGCGCCGCGTCGTGCAGCTGGATCTGGCCGGTGTCGTCGCCGGCACCAAGTACCGCGGCGACTTCGAGGAACGCATGCGCACGCTGATCGAGGAGATCCGGTCGCACAGCGACGCGCTGATCGTGTTCATCGACGAGCTGCACACGATGGTCGGCGCGGGCACCGGGGGAGGGGACGGCGGCGGTGCGATGGACGCCGGGAACCTGCTCAAGCCCGCGCTGGCCCGCGGCGAGCTGCACGTCATCGGCGCCACCACGCTCGACGAGTACCGCCGCCACATCGAGTCCGACAGCGCGCTGGCCCGCCGCTTCCAGCCGGTGCTGGTGCCCGAGCCGTCGGTGGAGGACGCCGTCACGATCCTGCGCGGCCTCGCCGACCGCTACGAGGCCCACCACCAGGTCCGCTACACCCCGGACGCGCTGCGCGCGGCGGTGGAGCTGTCCGACCGCTACGTCACCGACCGGTTCCTGCCGGACAAGGCGATCGACCTGCTCGACCAGGCCGGCGCCCGGGTCCGGTTGCGTACCCGCACCCCCACCGTGGACCGGCGGGCCGTCGAGCAGCGTCTCGACGCGCTGCAGCGCGACAAGGACCAGGCCGTCGCGCACGAGGACTACGAGAAGGCCTCCCAGCTGCGCGACGAGATCACCGCTGCCCGCGAGGAGCTGACCGCCGACCCCACCGACCCCGACGGTCGCGCACCCGTCGTCGGCGTCGAGGAGATCGCCGAGGTCGTCGCGCGCTCCACCGGCATCCCGGTCGCCCAGCTCACCGAGGCCGAACGGGACCGGCTGCTCAAGCTGGAGGACGAGCTGCACCAGCGCGTCATCGGGCAGGACGCCGCGGTCACCGCCGTGGCCGAGGCCATCCGCCGCTCGCGCTCCGGGCTCGGCGACGAGAACCGCCCGGTGGGCAGCTTCCTGTTCCTCGGCCCCACCGGGGTCGGCAAGACCGAGCTGGCCCGCGCCCTGGCCGTCGCGCTGTTCGGCGAGGAGGACCGCATGGTCCGCCTGGACATGAGCGAGTACGGCGAGAAGCACACCGTCGCGCGGATGGTCGGCGCCCCGCCCGGCTACGTCGGCTACGGCGAGTCCGGCGAGCTGACCGAGGCGGTGCGCCGGCGGCCGTACTCGGTGCTGCTGCTCGACGAGATCGAGAAGGCGCACCCGGACGTGTTCAACACGCTGCTGCAGGTCCTCGACGACGGCCGGCTGACCGACGGTCAGGGCCGTACCGTCGACTTCCGGCACACGGTGATCATCATGACCTCGAACGTGGGGTCGGAGCTGATCACCGGGCACGGGACCACGCTCGGCTTCGGCCCGGCCGCCGGCCCGGACACCACCCCCGCCGAGCGGGAGGACGCGGTGCTGCGCGACCGGCTGATGCCGCGGCTGCGGGAGGTCTTCCGGCCCGAGTTCCTGAACCGGATCGACGAGACCATCGTCTTCCGCCGGCTCGAGGCCGAGCAGCTCACCCGGATCACCCGGCTGCTGCTCGACGACACCCGCGACCGGCTCGGCCGGATGGACATCGGCTTCGAGATCAGCGACGACGCCGTCGCGCTGCTCGCCGAGCACGGGCACGCCCCCGAGTTCGGGGCGCGTCCGCTGCGCCGCACCATCCGCCGCGAGCTCGACAACCCGCTGTCGTCGATGCTGCTCGACGGGCGGATCGGCGCGGGCCGCACCGCCCGGGTCGGCGTCGAGGACGGGGCGTTGAGCATCGAGGCGGTGGCGGTCCCCACCGGCTGA
- a CDS encoding lipopolysaccharide biosynthesis protein produces the protein MSVGEMVAGRVRSVRREMGNPLYRNAYALMLNTVVNSGFGLLYWVFAARVFSTEDVGRGNAMVNLMMLISVLTSLNFGQALIRFLPTAGRDSRSLVRLAYGISAAMAVVGSAAVMTYCHVAYAPGDPLHVSPGFAAWFVVSTAAWSIFNLQDQVLTGLRSAMWVVLENGVYGVVKLGLLVVVAFTSVSDGVFTSWSAPVIALLVPFTLLISRRLLPRHTAETADRDDAGAPDRATLARYMGGDYLGQVFNQAMSSFLPVLVVMTISQAASAYLLPAQTVFLAMSMLSMAITSALVVEGSRNPAHAHVFARAVLRRICLLVWPASLVIALAAPLLLWFYGPQYVENSTTLLQLLMVSMFPRVIVTMWMTKSRLANRTFPLAVQQLVHCVIVLGGIPLLAPMLGVDAVGWMWLAGELVLAIVFLPSVVRWLRQPVPPHPPGDGGTAGPDGPHGPDGPDGPDPLARDDDTRPIGGPEARTHEFPRVRD, from the coding sequence ATGAGCGTCGGGGAGATGGTCGCCGGCCGGGTCCGATCGGTCCGCCGCGAGATGGGCAACCCGCTCTACCGCAACGCCTACGCCCTGATGCTCAACACCGTCGTCAACTCCGGCTTCGGGTTGCTCTACTGGGTCTTCGCCGCCCGCGTGTTCAGCACCGAGGACGTCGGCCGTGGCAACGCCATGGTCAACCTGATGATGCTGATATCGGTCCTGACCTCGCTCAACTTCGGTCAGGCCCTCATCCGCTTCCTCCCGACGGCCGGACGCGACTCACGGTCGCTGGTGCGGCTCGCGTACGGGATCAGCGCCGCCATGGCGGTCGTCGGCTCGGCCGCGGTCATGACCTACTGCCACGTCGCCTACGCCCCCGGCGACCCGCTGCACGTCTCCCCCGGCTTCGCCGCGTGGTTCGTGGTCTCGACCGCCGCGTGGTCCATCTTCAACCTGCAGGACCAGGTCCTGACCGGGCTGCGCTCGGCGATGTGGGTGGTGCTGGAGAACGGCGTCTACGGCGTCGTGAAGCTCGGGCTGCTCGTGGTCGTCGCGTTCACCTCGGTGTCCGACGGCGTGTTCACCTCCTGGAGCGCGCCGGTCATCGCGCTGCTGGTGCCGTTCACCCTCCTGATCTCGCGGCGGCTGCTCCCCCGGCACACCGCCGAGACCGCGGACCGCGACGACGCGGGCGCCCCGGACCGCGCCACGCTCGCCCGCTACATGGGCGGCGACTACCTCGGCCAGGTGTTCAACCAGGCCATGTCGTCATTCCTGCCGGTGCTGGTGGTCATGACGATCAGCCAGGCGGCCAGTGCCTACCTGCTGCCGGCCCAGACGGTCTTCCTCGCGATGAGCATGCTGTCGATGGCGATCACCTCGGCGCTGGTCGTGGAGGGCTCCCGGAACCCGGCGCACGCGCACGTGTTCGCCCGGGCGGTGCTGCGGCGGATCTGCCTGCTGGTGTGGCCCGCCTCGCTGGTCATCGCGCTCGCCGCCCCGCTGCTGCTGTGGTTCTACGGGCCGCAGTACGTCGAGAACTCCACGACGCTGCTGCAGCTGCTGATGGTGTCCATGTTCCCGCGCGTGATCGTGACGATGTGGATGACCAAGTCCCGGCTCGCGAACCGCACCTTCCCCCTGGCCGTGCAGCAGCTCGTGCACTGCGTGATCGTGCTCGGCGGGATCCCGCTGCTCGCCCCGATGCTCGGGGTCGACGCCGTCGGCTGGATGTGGCTCGCGGGCGAGCTGGTCCTGGCGATCGTCTTCCTGCCGTCGGTGGTGCGCTGGCTGCGTCAGCCGGTCCCGCCGCACCCGCCCGGCGACGGCGGCACCGCCGGCCCGGACGGCCCGCACGGCCCGGACGGCCCGGACGGCCCGGATCCCCTCGCCCGGGACGACGACACCCGGCCCATCGGTGGGCCGGAGGCACGGACCCACGAGTTCCCCCGCGTCCGCGACTGA
- a CDS encoding alpha/beta fold hydrolase, giving the protein MEHASGPSTPEGASPRDRGAGVAGDRAAAGGVTARAVAPDGAGIAFDVRGTGDPLVLLPGQANSRHWWSTVRADLVGHRTVAVDTAGTGCSDDVVDRDWSTRRLARDVVAVLDAAGIDRAHLYGTSMGGRVAQWVAADHPDRVGALVLACTTAGGPDAVPPAPEVLRRLADPADNAAELRRLMVGPETTGPLTVLGDDTMSPAARAGHRRASARHDAGDAIATITAPTLVLHGADDEFTPPGNGRRLAARIPGAELLVLPGARHACFLDGRATAAVLTFLARHPLR; this is encoded by the coding sequence GTGGAGCACGCGTCCGGCCCGTCCACGCCCGAGGGGGCGAGCCCGCGTGACCGCGGCGCGGGCGTCGCCGGTGACCGTGCCGCGGCCGGGGGAGTGACCGCGCGCGCCGTCGCGCCGGACGGCGCCGGCATCGCTTTCGACGTCCGGGGCACCGGCGACCCGCTGGTGCTGCTGCCCGGACAGGCGAACTCGCGGCACTGGTGGAGCACCGTGCGTGCGGATCTCGTCGGGCACCGCACCGTCGCCGTGGACACCGCAGGCACGGGGTGCAGCGACGACGTCGTCGACCGCGACTGGAGCACACGCCGGCTCGCCCGCGATGTCGTCGCCGTGCTGGACGCGGCCGGGATCGACCGTGCCCACCTCTACGGGACGTCGATGGGCGGCCGGGTCGCGCAGTGGGTCGCCGCCGACCACCCGGACCGGGTGGGTGCGCTCGTCCTCGCGTGCACCACCGCGGGCGGACCCGACGCGGTCCCTCCCGCCCCGGAGGTTCTGCGTCGCCTCGCCGACCCGGCGGACAACGCCGCCGAGCTGCGACGGCTGATGGTCGGTCCGGAGACGACCGGCCCGCTGACCGTGCTCGGCGACGACACCATGAGCCCGGCGGCCCGGGCGGGGCACCGCCGGGCGAGCGCCCGCCACGACGCCGGGGACGCGATCGCGACGATCACCGCGCCGACCCTGGTCCTGCACGGTGCCGACGACGAGTTCACGCCGCCGGGGAACGGACGGCGCCTGGCCGCGCGGATCCCCGGGGCAGAGCTGCTCGTGCTGCCCGGCGCCCGGCACGCCTGCTTCCTCGACGGTCGTGCGACCGCCGCGGTCCTCACCTTCCTCGCACGTCACCCCCTGCGCTGA
- a CDS encoding APC family permease: protein MGWTRTMPVERILARSEHGDGGADGHGTPLKRTLKARDLVGFGVGIIIGTGIFTLAGVEAQQHAGPAVTLSFLIGAVVAGLAAVCYAELASSVPTAGSAYTYAFATLGEVFAWIIGWDLLLEFGLGLAVVSRSWSGYLASLFGLPTAWFGEDATVNIGAVLIIAVLTVVAVAGIQQSARLTNLLVLVKLAVCVLILAVGVFYIDPANLQPFIPPAQAPEDGGSVFTQPIISGVFGLAPTVFGVGGMLTAAAVVFFAYTGFEALANLGEEAERPDRDLKIGLLGALAICAVLYVGVSIVLTGMVPYTEIDTGAPLASAFAGVGLPWVGALIALGAVTGLTSVMMVELVTIGRIGFAMGRDGLLPKAIGTAHPTWGTPHRMTIVGGVVCAVIAAFTPITALADMVSIGALSAMIIVAIAVPVLRRTRPDLDRPFTVPFSPVVPAITAIACLYLMLNLNLDTWIRFVGWLLLGLVVYAVYGRKHSFLAREEREGSGAGRGRD, encoded by the coding sequence GTGGGCTGGACGCGCACGATGCCGGTGGAACGGATCCTGGCCCGGAGCGAGCACGGCGACGGGGGTGCCGACGGACACGGGACACCCCTCAAGCGCACGCTGAAGGCCCGCGACCTGGTCGGATTCGGTGTCGGCATCATCATCGGCACCGGCATCTTCACCCTCGCCGGGGTCGAGGCCCAGCAGCACGCGGGCCCCGCCGTCACGCTGTCGTTCCTCATCGGCGCGGTCGTCGCCGGGCTCGCCGCCGTCTGCTACGCCGAGCTGGCCTCCTCGGTACCGACGGCGGGCTCGGCCTACACCTACGCCTTCGCCACCCTCGGCGAGGTCTTCGCCTGGATCATCGGCTGGGACCTGCTGCTGGAGTTCGGCCTCGGCCTCGCCGTCGTCTCGCGCAGCTGGTCCGGCTACCTGGCGTCACTGTTCGGGCTGCCGACGGCGTGGTTCGGGGAGGACGCGACGGTCAACATCGGCGCGGTGCTGATCATCGCGGTGCTGACGGTCGTCGCGGTCGCGGGCATCCAGCAGTCGGCGCGGCTGACGAACCTGCTGGTCCTGGTGAAGCTCGCGGTCTGCGTGCTGATCCTGGCCGTGGGCGTGTTCTACATCGACCCGGCCAACCTGCAGCCGTTCATCCCGCCGGCGCAGGCGCCCGAGGACGGCGGCTCGGTGTTCACCCAGCCGATCATCTCCGGGGTGTTCGGGCTCGCGCCGACCGTGTTCGGCGTGGGCGGCATGCTCACCGCGGCCGCGGTGGTGTTCTTCGCCTACACCGGGTTCGAGGCGCTGGCCAACCTCGGCGAGGAGGCGGAGCGTCCCGACCGCGACCTGAAGATCGGCCTGCTCGGCGCGCTCGCCATCTGCGCGGTGCTCTACGTCGGCGTCTCGATCGTGCTCACCGGGATGGTCCCCTACACCGAGATCGACACCGGCGCCCCGCTGGCGTCGGCGTTCGCCGGGGTCGGGCTGCCGTGGGTGGGCGCGCTGATCGCGCTCGGCGCGGTCACCGGGCTGACCTCGGTGATGATGGTGGAGCTCGTGACGATCGGCCGGATCGGCTTCGCGATGGGTCGCGACGGCCTGCTGCCGAAGGCCATCGGCACCGCGCACCCGACGTGGGGTACCCCGCACCGGATGACGATCGTCGGTGGTGTCGTCTGCGCGGTGATCGCGGCGTTCACCCCGATCACCGCACTGGCCGACATGGTGTCGATCGGCGCGCTCTCGGCGATGATCATCGTGGCGATCGCGGTGCCGGTGCTGCGCCGGACCCGCCCCGACCTCGACCGGCCGTTCACGGTGCCGTTCTCGCCGGTGGTGCCGGCGATCACCGCGATCGCGTGCCTCTACCTGATGCTGAACCTGAACCTGGACACGTGGATCCGGTTCGTCGGCTGGCTGCTGCTCGGCCTGGTCGTCTACGCCGTCTACGGGCGGAAGCACTCGTTCCTCGCACGCGAGGAACGGGAGGGTTCCGGGGCCGGGCGGGGCCGGGACTGA
- a CDS encoding FAD-dependent monooxygenase codes for MRIACAGGGPAGLYLAVLARLRSGGRDEVVVHERNEAGRTHGFAVTYGEDMLDDAFRNDPAGGEALRRASRLWNAQEIRVGDHRPVHVGGKYGYAIARVDLLDVLARRAEQLGVTIEYGSPVDRADLDADLVVASDGVGSRIRTARAEHFGTTVDEGTNPYVWLGADSDSDTFVWDFQPTDAGWMWIHLYPSSNGVSTCIVECEPDTWEALGLDHMSGAEAVRLVESVFHRTLAGRRLIEPLGGLGDKPWLRFREVRNRTWRDGDLVLAGDAAHTTHFGIGSGTVLAMQDSMGLVDALYGVAGQTAAADLTCPNGRGAALSAYDARRRAEIGPIQDAARRNMQWFEQAGRQLEQVTDPVEFAWSLTDRRGDMGRIHRTLHRATQVPALRQVRRGLTTARRVRRSALRGRHD; via the coding sequence GTGCGTATCGCCTGCGCGGGTGGGGGGCCGGCCGGTCTGTATCTGGCGGTCCTCGCCAGGCTCCGGTCCGGTGGACGCGACGAGGTCGTCGTGCACGAACGCAACGAGGCGGGGCGGACCCACGGGTTCGCCGTCACCTACGGCGAGGACATGCTCGACGACGCGTTCCGCAACGATCCGGCGGGAGGCGAGGCGCTGCGCCGTGCGTCCCGGCTGTGGAACGCACAGGAGATCCGGGTCGGCGACCACCGCCCGGTGCACGTCGGCGGCAAGTACGGCTACGCGATCGCCCGCGTCGACCTGCTCGACGTGCTGGCGCGCCGGGCCGAGCAGCTGGGCGTGACGATCGAGTACGGCTCCCCGGTGGACCGCGCGGACCTCGACGCCGACCTGGTCGTCGCCTCCGACGGCGTCGGCAGCCGGATCCGCACCGCGCGCGCCGAGCACTTCGGCACCACCGTCGACGAGGGGACGAACCCCTACGTCTGGCTCGGCGCCGACAGTGACTCCGACACCTTCGTCTGGGACTTCCAGCCGACCGACGCGGGCTGGATGTGGATCCACCTCTACCCCTCGTCGAACGGGGTCAGCACCTGCATCGTCGAGTGCGAGCCCGACACCTGGGAGGCGCTGGGCCTGGACCACATGTCCGGGGCCGAGGCCGTCCGGCTCGTCGAGTCGGTCTTCCACCGCACGCTGGCCGGCCGCCGGCTCATCGAGCCCCTCGGCGGGCTCGGGGACAAGCCGTGGCTGCGCTTCCGCGAGGTCCGCAACCGGACCTGGCGCGACGGCGACCTCGTGCTGGCCGGCGACGCCGCGCACACCACGCACTTCGGGATCGGCTCGGGCACCGTGCTGGCCATGCAGGACTCGATGGGTCTGGTCGACGCCCTCTACGGCGTCGCCGGTCAGACGGCTGCGGCCGACCTGACCTGCCCGAACGGCCGCGGCGCCGCGCTGTCGGCCTACGACGCCCGCCGGCGTGCCGAGATCGGCCCGATCCAGGACGCCGCCCGGCGCAACATGCAGTGGTTCGAGCAGGCCGGACGCCAGCTCGAACAGGTCACCGACCCCGTCGAGTTCGCGTGGTCGCTCACCGACCGCCGGGGCGACATGGGCCGCATCCACCGCACCCTGCACCGCGCCACCCAGGTGCCCGCGCTGCGTCAGGTGCGGCGCGGTCTGACCACCGCCCGGCGCGTCCGGAGGTCCGCCCTACGCGGCCGGCACGACTGA
- a CDS encoding cation diffusion facilitator family transporter: MGHGHGHGGGSGHGHAGAGTDRRRLATALGVTLITAVLGAAGAVYTGSLALLADLGHLLTDAGALVAALIASVLATRPATTSRTYGMGRAEVLVAALNALTLVAVVVWVGIEAVQRLFVPAEIPGLPLLVIGVLGLIGNLVSLAVLAGGDRGNMNLRGAMLHVLGDALGSVGVLAAAVVLMTTGWPYADTIASLFIVALILPRAVALLREAAHVLLEGAPKGVDAQEVKAALLAVDGVADVHDLHVWAINDRTPAMSAHVVVDEEVSAHCGDTSVLDRAGHMLRERFGLDHSTLQVEHAAHTGHENHCG; this comes from the coding sequence ATGGGGCACGGACACGGACACGGCGGCGGGTCGGGCCACGGGCACGCCGGCGCGGGCACCGACCGCCGCCGGCTCGCGACGGCACTCGGCGTCACCCTGATCACGGCGGTCCTCGGCGCCGCGGGCGCGGTGTACACCGGCTCGCTCGCGCTGCTGGCCGACCTCGGCCACCTGCTCACCGACGCAGGGGCGCTGGTCGCGGCGCTGATCGCCAGCGTGCTCGCCACCCGACCGGCGACGACGTCGCGGACCTACGGGATGGGCCGGGCCGAGGTGCTCGTGGCGGCGCTGAACGCGCTGACCCTCGTCGCGGTCGTGGTGTGGGTGGGGATCGAGGCGGTGCAGCGGCTGTTCGTGCCCGCCGAGATCCCGGGCCTGCCGCTGCTGGTCATCGGCGTGCTCGGCCTGATCGGCAACCTGGTGTCGCTCGCCGTCCTGGCAGGCGGCGACCGCGGGAACATGAACCTGCGCGGTGCCATGCTGCACGTCCTCGGCGACGCCCTCGGCTCGGTGGGCGTGCTCGCCGCCGCCGTCGTCCTGATGACGACCGGCTGGCCCTACGCGGACACGATCGCCTCGCTCTTCATCGTCGCGCTCATCCTCCCGCGTGCCGTGGCGCTGCTGCGCGAGGCCGCGCACGTCCTGCTGGAGGGGGCACCCAAGGGGGTCGACGCCCAGGAGGTCAAGGCGGCGCTGCTGGCCGTCGACGGGGTGGCCGACGTCCACGACCTCCACGTGTGGGCGATCAACGACCGCACCCCGGCCATGTCGGCGCACGTCGTCGTCGACGAGGAGGTGTCCGCGCACTGCGGGGACACCTCGGTCCTCGACCGGGCCGGGCACATGCTGCGCGAGCGGTTCGGCCTCGACCACTCCACCCTGCAGGTCGAGCACGCAGCGCACACCGGGCACGAGAACCACTGCGGCTGA
- a CDS encoding FAD-dependent monooxygenase, producing MKIVVVGGGPAGLYFSILARLRSGGQDEVVLAERNGPGTASGFAVTLGEDILDELFRTDPLGAEKVRAAAHVWDSQVVEVSGRPVHLGGRYGYSIGRARLLEVLAERARQVGVKLMFDTAVAADGDTARDPLTADADVVVAADGVGSAIRAARADVFGTRVAHGANRYVWFGTSKPFRPFTFAFEKTHAGWIWFHAYPAADCVSTCIVECTPETWTGLGLDTMAPDEAMRMLEGVFARSLDGHSLIAPPGMGSSPWLQFREVRNMSWRDGNIVLAGDAAHTTHFAIGSGTVLAVADSIALAEELYPRGTRGTDDVEAALAGYDARRRAAMAPIQRMARASMEWFETVPESLEGADDALAFSWSLLDRRHDQGRLNERLHRATQVEPVRQVRRRLTAARRVRRALARGEITPREALQR from the coding sequence GTGAAGATCGTGGTCGTCGGTGGTGGACCGGCCGGTCTGTACTTCTCGATCCTGGCCCGGCTGCGGTCGGGCGGTCAGGACGAGGTCGTCCTCGCGGAGCGCAACGGTCCCGGCACGGCCTCCGGCTTCGCGGTCACACTCGGTGAGGACATCCTCGACGAGCTCTTCCGCACCGACCCCCTCGGTGCCGAGAAGGTGCGGGCCGCGGCGCACGTGTGGGACTCCCAGGTCGTGGAGGTGTCCGGGCGCCCGGTGCACCTCGGCGGGCGCTACGGCTACTCCATCGGCCGTGCGCGACTGCTGGAGGTGCTGGCGGAGCGGGCCCGCCAGGTCGGCGTGAAGCTCATGTTCGACACCGCCGTCGCCGCCGACGGTGACACCGCACGCGACCCGCTGACCGCGGACGCGGACGTCGTCGTCGCGGCGGACGGGGTCGGGTCCGCGATCCGCGCCGCCCGGGCCGACGTCTTCGGCACCCGGGTCGCCCACGGCGCGAACCGCTACGTGTGGTTCGGGACGAGCAAGCCGTTCCGGCCGTTCACCTTCGCGTTCGAGAAGACCCACGCCGGCTGGATCTGGTTCCACGCCTACCCTGCGGCGGACTGCGTCAGCACCTGCATCGTGGAGTGCACGCCGGAGACGTGGACGGGCCTGGGGCTCGACACGATGGCGCCCGACGAGGCCATGCGGATGCTCGAGGGCGTCTTCGCCCGCTCGCTCGACGGGCACTCGCTGATCGCCCCGCCCGGCATGGGGTCCTCGCCCTGGCTGCAGTTCCGCGAGGTCCGGAACATGTCCTGGCGCGACGGCAACATCGTTCTCGCCGGCGACGCGGCGCACACCACGCACTTCGCCATCGGCTCGGGCACCGTGCTCGCGGTCGCCGATTCGATCGCGCTGGCCGAGGAGCTGTACCCGCGTGGGACCCGCGGCACCGACGACGTCGAGGCCGCCCTCGCCGGGTACGACGCGCGTCGCCGCGCCGCGATGGCGCCCATCCAGCGGATGGCCCGGGCCAGCATGGAGTGGTTCGAGACCGTCCCGGAGAGCCTCGAGGGCGCCGACGACGCGCTGGCCTTCTCCTGGTCGCTGCTCGACCGCCGGCACGACCAGGGCCGGCTCAACGAGCGTCTGCACCGCGCGACGCAGGTGGAGCCGGTCCGTCAGGTCCGTCGCAGGCTGACCGCGGCCCGCCGGGTCCGCCGGGCGCTGGCCCGCGGCGAGATCACCCCCCGCGAGGCCCTGCAGCGCTGA